Sequence from the Phragmites australis chromosome 6, lpPhrAust1.1, whole genome shotgun sequence genome:
ttttctatagTTAAACTAGAGAGATTTAGCATAACATCGTCCCTCTTTCTTTCTCCATTCCCTTTTAAAATCCAAGGATTTAAGACTATTTGATTATGGATTTACTTGGGGATTTGGTCTTTAAGGTAATCTCATccatttctcctttttttttctcaatttataGCAATTTAGGTGATTTTGGTGTGAACCCTAGAGGAATCAATGAAAATGCGCTCatttttaggctttatttgTAGTTTGGATTCATATGTGGGCAATATAGGTAGCACATGGGTTGTATATGTAATTTGGTTCAATTTCGTTTAAATTTGTTGGTTATTGGTAATTTAGGGTTGTATATGAGtgcaattttattcaatttgtgatgaaatttatatgtatgtgcATGATAAATGTAGATTTGTTTTGTAATTATGTTAGTTCATTTTAAAAGCCACCTGAATATAGCAAAATCAGAGAAGAAAATAAGGGGATATGGATAAGTTTACCTAGACAAGACGATTCCGATGACAAATCATGGtcaaaaccaaaataaaaaatgaatttgagaggggtggtgaagagagaggggaagccGTCGCCTGTTCACTCTCTGTGCGAACAAATaagaagagagaaggagaagagaaTGCGAACCGGCCCCGCGCGGTGCTAAGTGTAGGGGTCCGCACCAGAGTTCCTTATGTGGGACATGAAACATACGTGCCATAGTCCTTGGCGCAGAATATATGCCACGTTGGATCCCCATCTATAGCACGGATCTAACGTCAGCATCGCTCCTCGCGGCAAGCCACGTTGGCCCGACTTCATGGTCACCATTGTCACATGAGTCAGTGACTGACTGTGGCGTGAAGCTAGGGGGTTAAAACTGGAAATAGTTTTACCGCCAATTCATTATcagaaataatttttgaaatgaGTCAAAATAGGGGGAAAACATGATGTTAGAGCGTTCAGTGAAGGAGAAACGGAAGTTGGTAGAATCCAAAAAGATTCTAGGCTTTATAGGCAACTAGCCACTGATATCGTGCTTCGCTGCGGGTGACCAGTTTAATAAAGTTAGATCTTTTTACTGACTTAAGCAAAAAAGCATcgctaaaaaatatttatgttcaCATCAAAATTAATGCAGACATAGTATCAGCTAATTGAGAAAGCATTTGGGTTTTATGAAAGATACAAAATTTATAATATCAATGCTATAAGAATGTATCGAAAAGTATTTGGTATATGTGGCTAGATGATTGTTAGCCCATTCACAATTACTATATAATATATACTCAAGAAAAAGAGCATAACTGTGATGAACCGTTCAAATAATGTTTTAactaatcaccaggaggatcattattcataatcacaatcttGATGactaaccagaataccatctcAGTAGTCCTAGTATGTGTTTTATgtctaagatcagaacacatgacTTTTCAACATATAGATCACAACAAAGATTACGAAATAGCGAGTacttaaagttatattacagttcttaagcatgcaataagttattacaatttatagcaaaaaagagcaagaaggagactaaaacatgttcaactcctaaccagcaaaagaaactaAGCAACGGAatactaaaagctatacaacaaaaggaggatggagccatatgcccttaggctccatcacaaaagcacgccaactgagtaggatgcactactcatgcccgccaccaccctcggcaggcatgaagtagccaaacaccacctcttcctcacctacaaaacctgtagagcaaccaagtacgaaggtactctcaagacttaatccatatagggtacatataaataacccgactgcaaggatcatgcattgagctCTTAGCAAGGAAACGGCCACACGGTTAAATACATTTAATATGCTTAGGCAACTGAGACATATGtatgagcacctatacttaaccaacataaactGAAATCCAACAACTGGTATATGAGTGTaaaaggaaccaaagtaatataTCAGAGCCAACATCAACATTTTCCAACCATCACCCATACCACCATTAACCCACAACGAAACTCTATGATGGTGCGCATAGACAGAATgcatgcttatgaccgagagcgtggtattttaaaatatttttacaccctgtaggaggatactcctttacccacacgacacgaggactaTTTAGCTTTttccacccgctaaagtgcacacaaggggtacttatGACAACCTTTCTTAATAAGCCCCAACTATTTGATActtgcatcgctcggcgcggaggtATCGAGAACTACTCTcaaagcaaactagatacctctacaagcccacccgctcataTCGTCGATGTTCATGCCTAAATGAttacagctacagaggtatttggcttaccttaccattagatcagcatgtggtgagtacggtaagtgcttaaGCTAACGGCGGCCAACGGTTGGTGCCTAACCGATGCAAAACGGTCTACGGTATCCgagctccctccccgaactaccCCAGGAACCTCCTCCaaggcagatgatacccctaacactgcccacatctcatctcatcctcaccactcatccaaccatcatcaatatTTGCAGTATGAACAATAAGTAAACCTATAGCTCGCAAGCGATGGAACAGTCCACGACTCGACTTCTACCTGTgacctatacattgctaagcatctcgtatCACTTTTATATTAACAACATTATATGAAGCCCATGTTACAAGGATACAGATTCATCAATAATCCAAGGTAGAAATCATGCATCCACATAGGTTCTATCCACATTGacccgacattgactcactaaacatgcgagcatacataaagcataatttatcaatttagactccacaattcattcaaagggtgcaatatgcttagatacttgccttacTGCTTAAGTGACCGCCTGATTCtccccgcacaacactcacatAACTCGAGAAGGTTGGCATCGCCTTCAACCATGGCCAGGTCACACGCCGGTTCTTCACTCACTAAACAAGAATGCGtgaaatgatgagcatgaatgaagtgcaacaatgtatgctacaatatgcatagcAACAAGCTAAATGGATAAGACATAAGGAAGAACACGAAATTTGTGAACTAACAATGCCGGAGAAATACAGAaggccagagactccggaaATTTCTCTGGACTCTCCGAACTTGCGGAGTCTCCGGATATTTCTCCGGACCCCCTAGAGATTTGCGGAGTCTACGGAGATTTCTCCGGACTCTCAGGAGATTTGCGGAGTCTGCGGAGATTTCTTTGGACACTCCGGACCTTGCATAGAAAGAAATTTCGAGAGGAAACTTTAGTTGATTCGATTCCAAATCGAAGAGCAAGATTTTGCAATGGCTCATGGgggtctagaactcactcactaatctatcaactcaattcctaactcaattTTACCCACAATCCTCTAATTTGCTCCAAaactcaagaactcatgaacttcacaatgctaactccaaattcgaaatctatccaaccaaaacacggaatcttgccatggatgcctaggggactcacccaagatgATTTGCCGAGTTTGGGGACCGCTGGTTGAAGGAAGAaagctcgggaagaggaagaacaccgatgcttcttgtgcttcaaccatgaacaccaaaagatatcaaaatcagatcgaatccttcgggaaaacgaaaatgaattgaagGGATGGATTTCTTAGGAGCTAAGGAAcgtgtgagtaccacatgcataccacAATTCCAAgtcttgaggtcggattttgggGGTGAAAGAGAtagtgcttgagagagagggagagagcagctCGGCTGCTCTTGTGGCTGGTTGAGCACgggtgggagcaggtgggagagtgagggagagagagagtaggtggggctgctgcccctttgagtgagtgagtgaggtgtggggccgcgTGGTGGGTcctacatgttagagaaaaagtcCGTTTCAACTGCGAAtcacattcttttctctctcgaatttctttctctcatccaaataactcggaacaaagtgctctagtgtgcctAAATAATTTACCTCGAAACTAATTATGgagctaatgatgcatgattaagcttaatcacgtgattacggaatttgggacgtgacaatcactaaaaaaaatatttaaattcacaCCAAAATTAATGCAGCCATAGTATCAGATAATTGAGGAAGCATTTGAGTTTTATGAAAGATACAAAAGTTACAATATCAATTCTATAAGAATGCATCGATAAAAAGTGTTTGGTATATGTGGCTAGATTATTGTCAGTCCATTCATAATTACTAAAAGCATATATGTAAGTCTCGCAAATATACCTGGTCTTTATATATGCACCACGTGCATACTACTTCCATGTGGACACATGGTAGACCATGGATTATGCCATAACAGGTCGACCTAGGTTTAATCGAAGCACTTCCCCTTTCCTCTTCCGATTTCATCTTCCACACATCCTTTCCCCTTACTACTTCCCCAAAATGTTGGCGACTAAGTCGGTGGTGATCATGGGTGCTACTGGCATGGGTAAGATGAAGATATCAATTGATGCGTCCAGGGTGATTGATGGCAAAGTGGTGAATGCAGATAAGATGCAGATCTATTATGGGCTTGACATCACAACAAACAAGGTGTGTCCGATTGATCAATCGGGTATTCCTCATCACGTTATTGGGACCATTTCATCAACTACTGGTGACTTTCCTGTATCTTTCTTTCGATCTATTGCAACCACCACTGCAAAGTCTATTGTAAGGCACGGTCGCATACCAGTTCTTGTAGGTGGATCAAACTCACTCATGCATGGATTTCTTATGGACCATCTTGATCCCTCCCTTGTTAATCCATTTGCGATAGCCGGGTATTTGCCAACCTTTCGGTTCCGAAGTTGTCTACTTTGGATCCATGCTAGTGAGTCAATTTTCAATGAGTATCTCAATCGTCGTGTTGACAATATGTTGGTGGCTGGCTTGGTTGAGGAACTCAAAGATTATTTTGATACTGTGTTCGGTGGCAAGCTTGTCAAGCACCTTGGCTAGCCAGGGCAATCGGTGTGCTAGATCTAGGCGAATATTTTGCCGGATGCAAGTGACTTTGTGATTCCATATATGAGATAAAGGCCAACACACAATCTCTTGCAAAAGCACATACTGCAAAGATTCAGCATATTGTTGATGTTTGGGGCTGGCCTATTTGCTCTCTTGATGCCATAGAAACCATACGCGCACATCTAACTGGATCAAACCATACTGCCGATGCTATAGCATGGGAACGTGATGTGAGCGGCCCTGCACTTCGTATTATAAATGAGTTTCTGAATAGCGTAAATGATGTCTAAATTTTTTGCTCCTATGAGCTGCTTAAAGTAAATATAACTATGGATCATGTCGCATACCAACTATTTGCTAGTGTTCATTGACTATGGTATGCATGACTATTTTCAATACCTCTCTTGAGACATGTAAAAGTATGTGCTATAAAAATTTTCTACTTACGGAACTTATATCCTATGTATTATTCCCAACAATTAAGATGGGTTTATGTACCTTAACATCCGGTCTTCCATTGTTCACTGGAATTAAAATCCCTTTGATAGTCTTGCCATCAATCCATATGAGTCCATTTTAGAGCTAGAGGTCACACACAGTTTAGGCAGCATGCATGGAGCGGGAATATGAACTGAGTGCCTGGACCTATTTATATATATGACTTTGCCCATTGTATTAATGATGTTTGAGTTGGTATATTCTGATCGGTGTCTTAAACTTGATAATAGACACTTTTTTAAGGCGATGT
This genomic interval carries:
- the LOC133923067 gene encoding adenylate isopentenyltransferase 8, chloroplastic-like; translated protein: MLATKSVVIMGATGMGKMKISIDASRVIDGKVVNADKMQIYYGLDITTNKVCPIDQSGIPHHVIGTISSTTGDFPVSFFRSIATTTAKSIVRHGRIPVLVGGSNSLMHGFLMDHLDPSLVNPFAIAGYLPTFRFRSCLLWIHASESIFNEYLNRRVDNMLVAGLVEELKDYFDTVFGGKLVKHLG